In a single window of the Nocardioides massiliensis genome:
- a CDS encoding peptide chain release factor 3 codes for MPDLPDTRPRRTFAVISHPDAGKSTLTEALALHAEVISRAGATHGKAGRKGTVSDWMDMEQARGISITSAALQFAYGDHVINLVDTPGHADFSEDTYRVLSAVDSAVMLVDAAKGLEPQTLKLFRVCAQRGLPVITVINKWDRPGLDPFALMDEIEQRIGLRPTPLTWPVGIAGDFRGVLDRRTGRYIRYTRTAGGATRAPEEHLEPDAAAAAEGQDWHEAVEGDELLSADGADHDLAAYRAGRTTPVLFASALSNFGVSTLLDLLVDIAPAPAPTPTIDGGERAVDDDFSAYVFKVQSGMDASHRDRLAYVRVCSGVFERGMVATHGTTGRPFATKYAQAVFGRERVVVDRAMPGDVVGLVNASALLVGDTIYAGRPVRYPPITSFAPEHFAAASVTDTQRWKQFRRGISQLDEEGVVQVLRSPARGDHNPILAAVGPMQFEVVVARMEAEFGAAVRLEQLGYTVARRVEPEQADEVRGIRGAEVLERRDGTLLALFPDVWRVRSALRAAPHLQLHPLPASGDIEADMEYRT; via the coding sequence GTGCCCGACCTCCCCGACACCCGGCCCCGTCGTACCTTCGCCGTCATCAGCCACCCCGACGCCGGCAAGTCCACGCTCACTGAGGCGCTCGCGCTGCATGCCGAGGTGATCTCGCGGGCCGGCGCCACCCACGGCAAGGCCGGCCGCAAGGGCACCGTGTCGGACTGGATGGACATGGAGCAGGCCCGCGGCATCTCCATCACCTCAGCGGCGCTGCAGTTCGCGTACGGCGACCACGTGATCAACCTCGTCGACACCCCCGGCCACGCGGACTTCTCCGAGGACACCTACCGCGTGCTCAGCGCGGTCGACTCCGCGGTGATGCTCGTCGACGCCGCCAAGGGTCTGGAGCCCCAGACGCTCAAGCTGTTCCGCGTGTGCGCCCAGCGCGGGCTGCCCGTCATCACGGTCATCAACAAGTGGGACCGACCCGGGCTCGACCCGTTCGCGCTGATGGACGAGATCGAGCAGCGCATCGGCCTGCGGCCCACCCCGCTGACCTGGCCGGTCGGCATCGCCGGCGACTTCCGCGGCGTGCTCGATCGGCGTACGGGTCGCTACATCCGCTACACCCGCACGGCCGGTGGCGCGACCCGCGCGCCCGAGGAGCACCTCGAGCCCGACGCGGCGGCCGCGGCCGAGGGCCAGGACTGGCACGAGGCCGTCGAGGGCGACGAGCTGCTGAGCGCCGACGGGGCCGACCACGACCTGGCGGCCTACCGCGCCGGGCGCACGACGCCGGTGCTGTTCGCCTCCGCCCTGTCGAACTTCGGGGTGTCCACCCTGCTCGACCTGCTGGTCGACATCGCACCTGCGCCAGCGCCGACGCCGACCATCGACGGTGGTGAGCGCGCGGTCGACGACGACTTCAGCGCGTATGTGTTCAAGGTGCAGTCGGGGATGGACGCCTCGCACCGCGACCGGCTCGCCTACGTGCGCGTGTGCTCGGGGGTCTTCGAGCGCGGCATGGTCGCCACGCACGGGACGACCGGACGGCCGTTCGCCACGAAGTACGCCCAAGCGGTCTTCGGCCGCGAGCGGGTGGTGGTCGACCGAGCGATGCCCGGTGACGTCGTCGGCCTGGTCAACGCCTCGGCGTTGCTCGTCGGCGACACGATCTATGCCGGCCGGCCCGTGCGCTACCCGCCGATCACGAGCTTCGCGCCCGAGCACTTCGCGGCCGCCAGCGTCACGGACACCCAGCGCTGGAAGCAGTTCCGGCGCGGGATCAGCCAGCTCGACGAGGAGGGGGTCGTCCAGGTGCTGCGCTCCCCGGCGCGCGGTGACCACAACCCGATCCTCGCTGCCGTCGGACCGATGCAGTTCGAGGTCGTGGTGGCGCGGATGGAGGCCGAGTTCGGCGCCGCCGTGCGGCTCGAGCAGCTCGGCTACACCGTGGCCCGGCGCGTTGAGCCGGAGCAGGCCGACGAGGTGCGCGGCATCCGCGGTGCTGAGGTGCTCGAGCGGCGGGACGGCACGCTCCTGGCGCTCTTCCCCGACGTGTGGCGCGTGCGGTCGGCGCTGCGGGCGGCCCCCCATCTGCAGCTGCACCCGCTGCCGGCCAGCGGGGACATCGAAGCCGACATGGAGTACCGCACCTGA
- a CDS encoding DUF2975 domain-containing protein: MNRWVIGALRTVLVLALLGSVFVQAVMIPLAAADLRGEGGELTRLWFPLVAIAFCLVVVLQVCAVCVWRLLTMVRRGTVFTPASFRFVDAIIVAIAVGAGLFFALGFVLAPGEEVAPGMVLLIGGAGGVVAGIALIVLVMRMLLAQAVARDAEARAMQAELDEVI; this comes from the coding sequence ATGAATCGATGGGTGATCGGTGCGCTGCGCACCGTCCTGGTGCTGGCATTGCTTGGCTCGGTGTTCGTCCAGGCAGTGATGATCCCGCTGGCGGCCGCCGATCTGCGTGGGGAGGGTGGCGAGCTGACCCGGCTGTGGTTCCCCCTCGTCGCGATCGCCTTCTGCCTGGTCGTCGTGCTCCAGGTCTGCGCGGTCTGCGTCTGGCGGCTGCTCACGATGGTGCGCCGCGGGACGGTGTTCACCCCCGCGTCCTTCCGCTTCGTCGACGCGATCATCGTGGCGATCGCCGTGGGGGCCGGGCTATTCTTCGCGCTCGGCTTCGTGCTCGCGCCGGGCGAGGAGGTGGCGCCGGGCATGGTGCTGCTGATCGGTGGGGCCGGCGGGGTGGTCGCCGGCATCGCGCTCATCGTCCTGGTGATGCGGATGCTCCTCGCCCAGGCGGTCGCGCGCGACGCCGAGGCTCGGGCCATGCAGGCCGAGCTCGACGAGGTGATCTGA
- a CDS encoding helix-turn-helix domain-containing protein: protein MPIIVDIDVMLARRKMPVGVLAERVGITPANLAVLKNGRAKAVRFSTLEAICEVLECQPGDILRFEP, encoded by the coding sequence GTGCCGATCATCGTCGACATCGACGTCATGCTCGCGCGCCGCAAGATGCCGGTCGGCGTCCTGGCCGAGCGCGTGGGCATCACGCCGGCCAACCTCGCGGTGCTCAAGAACGGGCGCGCGAAGGCGGTGCGGTTCAGCACGCTCGAGGCGATCTGCGAGGTGCTCGAGTGCCAGCCGGGCGACATCTTGCGCTTCGAGCCATGA
- a CDS encoding NAD(P)/FAD-dependent oxidoreductase encodes MRADVLVVGAGLAGLHVAIELGRRGHEVVLVDRRRDLGAAIRTTGIFVRKTLDDYALPDDLLGPPIRRVVLYPPSLRRPVALESDRDEYRVGDMAGLYRHLVAEATTAGVEVVLGTRYVGRAGADAVLDGPGGVRQVRATYVVGADGARSRVAADLGLDRNERMLVGAEEVFAIESHAGPPTFHCVVDPRLAPGYLAWVVDDGRHAHVGVAGYAARYPDGMRAALSRFASGLGELAPLVAVGEVERRGGPIPVGGVLRRIASPCGLLVGDAAGAVSPLTAGGLDPCLRLSDRAVDVLDDALRTGSSDPLRHYDGAPLRAKFRGRLTMRRGLAAVRTSALAEAAFVGLRTAPGRAAATKVLFGDRSFPGQVAAD; translated from the coding sequence ATGAGGGCCGACGTCCTGGTCGTCGGTGCCGGGCTCGCTGGGCTGCACGTCGCGATCGAGCTCGGCCGGCGTGGCCACGAGGTCGTCCTGGTCGACCGTCGCCGCGACCTCGGGGCGGCCATCCGCACGACCGGGATCTTCGTGCGCAAGACCCTCGACGACTACGCCCTGCCCGACGACCTGCTCGGGCCACCCATCCGGCGGGTCGTGCTCTACCCACCGTCGTTGCGCCGGCCGGTTGCCCTCGAGAGCGACCGCGACGAGTACCGCGTCGGCGACATGGCCGGTCTCTACCGCCACCTCGTCGCCGAGGCCACCACCGCGGGTGTGGAGGTGGTGCTCGGCACCCGCTACGTCGGGCGTGCCGGTGCCGACGCGGTGCTGGACGGTCCGGGCGGCGTACGGCAGGTGCGGGCGACGTACGTCGTGGGCGCCGACGGCGCGCGGTCCCGGGTCGCCGCCGACCTCGGGCTCGACCGCAACGAGCGCATGCTGGTCGGGGCGGAGGAGGTGTTCGCGATCGAGTCGCACGCCGGCCCGCCGACGTTCCACTGCGTCGTGGACCCGCGGCTCGCGCCGGGCTACCTGGCGTGGGTCGTCGACGACGGCCGGCACGCCCACGTCGGGGTTGCGGGGTACGCCGCCCGGTACCCCGACGGCATGCGTGCGGCCCTGTCGCGGTTCGCCAGTGGTCTTGGCGAACTCGCGCCGCTGGTAGCGGTGGGGGAGGTCGAGCGCCGCGGCGGGCCGATCCCGGTGGGCGGCGTGCTGCGCCGGATCGCCTCGCCGTGCGGGCTGCTGGTGGGGGACGCTGCCGGAGCGGTCTCACCGCTGACCGCCGGCGGCCTCGACCCGTGTCTGCGGCTGTCGGATCGGGCGGTCGACGTGCTCGACGACGCGCTGCGCACCGGCAGCAGCGACCCGCTGCGGCACTACGACGGCGCCCCGCTGCGCGCGAAGTTCCGCGGCCGGCTCACGATGCGACGCGGGCTCGCGGCGGTGCGTACGTCGGCACTCGCCGAGGCAGCATTCGTCGGCCTGCGCACCGCGCCGGGTCGCGCTGCTGCGACGAAGGTGTTGTTCGGCGATCGGTCGTTCCCCGGGCAGGTTGCCGCTGACTGA
- a CDS encoding IS1380 family transposase — translation MKASHTIRPVFDDPNLVSAAGLVPALRLAESAGLHDLLAQRLTVPSPNAATKATSVVGGMLAGADSIDDLDLLRHGGMGRLFGGVRAPSTLGTFLRSFTHGHVQQLDAVGGRLLAGLADRVPGLVAGGDAAEETAFIDVDDTIREVHGYAKQGAAYGYSRVRGLNIQLATVSTPLSAPVIARARLRKGNTASAAGAGRLLAQAIGTARASGVKGPILCRADSAYYGWAFVGTAIRAKTWFSVTARMTPSVSAAITGIDQEAWTPIKYPNAIWEETEQRWISDAEVAEVAFVAFTGRRKAEHVACRLVVRRVKRLQALAGDGTEQGELFASYRHHAFITNSTLDIVEADQAHRDHAIVEQVIAELKDGALAHLPSGKYAANAAWVALAVIAFNIARATAVAANMAKVRWATLRKRIINIPARIAATGRRLILHLPIRWPWAEQWDTLHALATGPPTPATT, via the coding sequence GTGAAAGCCTCTCACACGATCAGGCCCGTCTTCGATGATCCGAACTTGGTGTCGGCCGCAGGTCTGGTTCCGGCGCTTCGGTTGGCCGAGTCGGCCGGCCTGCACGATCTCCTCGCGCAGCGACTGACGGTGCCTTCGCCGAATGCGGCGACGAAGGCGACCAGCGTGGTGGGCGGGATGCTCGCGGGCGCAGACAGCATCGATGACCTGGACCTACTCCGGCACGGCGGGATGGGTCGGCTGTTCGGCGGGGTGCGGGCACCCTCCACGCTGGGCACGTTCCTACGTTCCTTCACCCACGGGCACGTGCAGCAGCTCGACGCGGTCGGTGGCCGGCTCCTGGCCGGCCTCGCCGACCGGGTTCCAGGACTGGTCGCTGGCGGCGATGCCGCTGAGGAGACCGCGTTCATCGATGTCGATGACACGATCCGCGAGGTCCACGGCTATGCCAAGCAAGGCGCCGCCTACGGCTACTCCCGGGTGCGGGGGCTGAACATCCAGCTCGCCACGGTCTCCACGCCGTTGAGCGCGCCCGTGATCGCTCGGGCACGGCTACGCAAGGGCAACACCGCGTCCGCAGCGGGTGCCGGCCGGCTGCTGGCCCAGGCCATCGGCACCGCCCGTGCATCGGGCGTGAAGGGCCCGATCCTGTGCCGGGCCGACTCGGCCTACTACGGATGGGCCTTCGTCGGGACCGCGATCCGCGCGAAGACCTGGTTCTCCGTGACCGCCCGGATGACCCCCAGCGTGAGCGCCGCAATCACCGGCATCGACCAAGAAGCATGGACACCGATCAAGTATCCGAACGCGATCTGGGAGGAGACAGAGCAGCGCTGGATCTCCGACGCGGAGGTCGCCGAGGTGGCCTTCGTGGCGTTCACCGGCCGCCGCAAGGCCGAGCACGTGGCCTGCCGGCTGGTTGTGCGCCGGGTCAAGCGGCTCCAGGCCCTCGCCGGCGACGGCACCGAACAAGGTGAGCTGTTCGCCAGCTACCGGCACCACGCGTTCATCACCAACTCCACCCTCGACATCGTTGAGGCAGACCAGGCTCACCGTGACCACGCGATCGTCGAGCAGGTCATCGCCGAACTCAAGGACGGCGCCCTGGCGCACCTGCCGTCGGGGAAGTACGCGGCGAACGCCGCGTGGGTCGCGCTCGCAGTGATCGCGTTCAACATCGCCCGTGCCACCGCCGTCGCCGCCAACATGGCCAAGGTCCGATGGGCGACCCTGCGCAAGCGGATCATCAACATCCCCGCCCGGATCGCGGCCACCGGCCGCCGACTCATCCTGCACCTCCCGATCCGATGGCCCTGGGCAGAGCAGTGGGACACCCTCCACGCGCTCGCGACCGGACCACCAACACCCGCCACGACGTGA